The Streptomyces sp. NBC_00435 nucleotide sequence GCGTTCGGGCCGGCGCCGAGAAGTACGGGGGCGAGGTAGCCGACGACCTTGTCGACCACTCCCGCGGCGACGAAGGCCCCGGCCAGGGTCGGGCCGCCCTCGAGGAGTACGGAGCGGACCCCGCGCCGGTGGAGTTCGGCGAGCAGGGCGTCCACGGAGATCCCGTACTTGTCGTACGGGAGCCGGGCCAGCTCCACTCCGGCGAGGTGCCGGGTGGCCGTGTCCTCGAGGTTCTCGGCCACGACGACCAGGGTGGGCGCGGCGTCGTCCAGGACCCGGGCGGTGGGCCGGATGGTGGCGTGGGTGTCGAGGACCACGCGCAGCGGCTGCCCGCTGCCGGCGACCCCGTCCGGTCCGCGCACCGCGAGGTGCGGGTCGTCGGCGTGCAGGGTTCCGGAGCCGACGACGACGGCGTCGGCCTCGGCGCGCAGCCGGTGGACGTCGGCACGCGATTCGGGACAGCTGATCCAGCGGCTGGTGCCGTCGGCGGCGGCGACCCGGCCGTCCAGGGTCGCGGCGTACTTCCACAGGATGTACGGGCGCCCGAGCCGTACGGAGGTCAGCCAGGCGGCGTTGCCCTCTTCGGCCTCCGCGGCCAGCAGTCCGGCCTCGGTGGCGATCCCGGCGGCGCGCAGAGTCGCGGCGCCGCCGCTGGCCTGCGGGTTCGGGTCGGATACGGCGTAGACCACACGGGTGACGCCGGCCTCGACGAGTGCCTGCGCGCAGGGGCCCGTACGGCCGGTGTGGTTGCAGGGTTCGAGGGTGACGTAGGCGGTGGCGCCGCGGGCCGCGGGGCCCGCCGCCCGCAGGGCGTGGACCTCGGCGTGCGGGCCGCCGGCCCGCTCGTGCCAGCCCTCGCCCACGACGGTGCCGGCGGCGTCGGTGAGCACGCATCCGACGACCGGGTTGGGGCTGGTGGAGCCGGCGCCGCGGGCGGCGAGCTCGATGGCACGCGCCATGGCGGATGCGTCGCGGGCGCCCTGGCCGTCCGTATCACGGACGGGGGTGCCGCTGTCGTGCGCGTCGGCGTGTGTCGCCACCGGGTCCTCCTGCCTCATCGGGCACGGACTCCGGGGCCTGTCGGGATACGACAGATGAAGCGGGTAGCACACACGGGGACGCCGGGGCCGGAAAACGCGGTCCACTGGAGGCATCTCCCGAGGGATGTGCCTGTGAACCGCCGACGGCGGCGTACCGGTGACTGGCCCGCCGCGCACTGCCTCCCATCCGGACTTTAACCGTCGGTCCAGGAATTTCACCTGGTCAACCGGCCGCTGGCTGCGGACGGGTCGCGGACTATACCGCCGGTTCGGAATTACACCGACCCCGGAGTGCGCTGCTACTGGTACTGAAGCCAGTGTGCCACGGGTGATCGGGAGCCATGCGGGTGAGTCAATGTGGCCTGGGTCACACATTCGGTCACTCTCAGGCGTCACGGTTGCACCGTTCGGCGCATTCACCCCGGAGCCGCGCCCGATCCGCGCCGGACCCCCCGTCCGGCCTTGCCGGATCGCGCACTTTGGTCCAGACCTATTGACGGGTTGGTCTAGTCCTCTTAACGTTCCCTTCATCTTCCCCGGGAGACAGCCCGCCAGATGTGCGCACGTCACGGGCCAACACGCACCACCTATCAGCCTGTTGTGTCCTGCCATCCTCCCCTCCCCAGGAGGCACAATGCTGTCCCCCACACGGATGCGGGCCATGCTCCTGACGTCCGGCGCCGCAATCGCCGGTCTGTTGGTCGCGGGCCTCTCGGCGGGCGTCTCGCACGCCGCCGACAACGAGTCCTGTCGCCCCGACGGTCTGTACAAGACCCCGGGCGTCGACGTCCCGTACTGCTCGGTCTACGACACCGAGGGCCGCGAGAAGATGGGCGCCGACCACCAGCGCCGGGTCATCGGCTACTTCACCGGCTGGCGCACGGGCAAGGACGGCACCCCCGCCTACCTGCCCGGCAACATCCCGTGGTCCAAGGTCACCCACCTGAACTACGCCTTCGCCCACGTCGACGGCAACAACAAGATCTCGGTCGGCAACGACAACGCGAACAACTCCGCCACCGGGATGACCTGGCCGGGTGTCGCGGGTGCCGAGATGGATCCGGCCCTCCCCTACAAGGGCAATTTCAACCTGCTGAACAAATTCAAGAAGCAGTACCCGAACGTCAAGACGCTGATCTCGGTCGGCGGCTGGGCGGAGACCGGCGGCTACTTCGGCGACGACGGCAACCGCGTCGCCTCCGGCGGCTTCTACTCGATGGCCACCAACGCCGACGGTTCGGTCAACCAGGCCGGCATCGACACCTTCGCGGACTCCTCGGTCGAGTTCATCCGCAAGTACGGTTTC carries:
- the ribD gene encoding bifunctional diaminohydroxyphosphoribosylaminopyrimidine deaminase/5-amino-6-(5-phosphoribosylamino)uracil reductase RibD yields the protein MARAIELAARGAGSTSPNPVVGCVLTDAAGTVVGEGWHERAGGPHAEVHALRAAGPAARGATAYVTLEPCNHTGRTGPCAQALVEAGVTRVVYAVSDPNPQASGGAATLRAAGIATEAGLLAAEAEEGNAAWLTSVRLGRPYILWKYAATLDGRVAAADGTSRWISCPESRADVHRLRAEADAVVVGSGTLHADDPHLAVRGPDGVAGSGQPLRVVLDTHATIRPTARVLDDAAPTLVVVAENLEDTATRHLAGVELARLPYDKYGISVDALLAELHRRGVRSVLLEGGPTLAGAFVAAGVVDKVVGYLAPVLLGAGPNALADAGIATLTEALRLRITETVRIGTDIRVTAVPAVPSVPTVLTSHTALKEH